The following proteins are co-located in the Streptomyces sp. DT2A-34 genome:
- the ddaH gene encoding dimethylargininase, with the protein MPSKKALVRRPSPRLAEGLVTHIEREKVDVDLAVEQWEAYTEALRTHGWETIEVDPADDCPDAVFVEDTVVMYRNVALITRPGAESRRPETIGVEEAVASLGCSVNWIWEPGTLDGGDVLKVGDTIYVGRGGRTNAVGVQQLRAAFEPLGARVVAVPVSKVLHLKSAITALPDGTILGRIPQLDVPSLFPRFLPVPEESGAHVVLLGGGKLLMAASAPKTAELLADLGHEPVPVDISEFEKLEGCVTCLSVRMRELYA; encoded by the coding sequence GTGCCCAGCAAGAAGGCCCTCGTCCGCCGCCCCAGCCCGCGCCTCGCCGAAGGGCTGGTGACACACATCGAGCGCGAGAAGGTCGACGTCGACCTCGCGGTCGAGCAGTGGGAGGCGTATACGGAGGCCCTGCGTACGCACGGCTGGGAGACGATCGAGGTCGACCCGGCCGACGACTGCCCCGACGCGGTGTTCGTCGAAGACACGGTCGTCATGTACCGCAACGTCGCGCTGATCACCCGGCCCGGCGCCGAGTCCCGGCGCCCGGAGACCATCGGCGTCGAGGAGGCCGTGGCCTCGCTGGGCTGCTCCGTGAACTGGATCTGGGAGCCGGGCACGCTGGACGGCGGCGACGTGCTGAAGGTCGGCGACACGATCTACGTCGGCCGCGGCGGCCGTACCAACGCGGTCGGCGTCCAGCAGCTGCGGGCCGCCTTCGAACCGCTGGGGGCGCGGGTCGTAGCCGTACCGGTGAGCAAGGTGCTGCACCTGAAGTCGGCGATCACGGCGCTGCCCGACGGAACGATTCTCGGGCGCATCCCGCAGCTGGACGTGCCGTCGCTGTTCCCGCGCTTCCTTCCGGTGCCCGAGGAGTCCGGGGCGCATGTGGTGCTGCTCGGCGGCGGCAAGCTGCTCATGGCCGCGAGCGCGCCGAAGACGGCGGAGCTGCTCGCCGACCTCGGTCACGAGCCCGTTCCGGTGGACATCAGCGAGTTCGAGAAGCTCGAAGGATGTGTGACATGCCTCTCGGTGCGAATGCGGGAACTGTACGCCTGA
- a CDS encoding family 16 glycoside hydrolase, translating to MWAALLAALLVVLGLQALPATGQPRPQPQPQAAAEQVLTWTAGDDITKYTTAPATAVAGRTTIVFENSTATGNTTGMPHTLTFDTSDPEFNNDVQLNILANPNDAQGGRHTAEVTLTPGRYRYYCTIPGHGQMQGILVVTEGSGGDTTAPEASAHVSGTQNGQGQYVGSASVAIHATDEAGGSGVDRVEYAVGDTGAWQPYTTPVVVDQVGDHTIRYRAFDKAGNVSAEKDVAFTVVPPPSDDTTAPETSATVSGEQNADGTYVDMATVTVSASDTGSGVNTIEYAIGSGAWQPYTAPVMVHEVGSHTVRYRATDKAGNVAAEKNVRFTVVAAPQPDTTPPVTGVSVEGTKNSDGAYIGNAEVTVTATDEHHGSGVDRIEYSIDGGPYLAYAAPVVVDRAGTHTLAYRATDKAGNTSAARTVTFTVVSSQVPAPNCPEFDERLTVIVGTVDSGVPNRLTNNRCRINELIEDEKEWTSHALFLKHVTTVLDKLLKEGVVDQREYNAIREAARQSGIGEPGQTEGYRTILDGSAESFAKWQQVGGGSFAPNGDGTITSGTTKPGLGMLWFPQRKYGDFSLRLQWRDDAPGTGNANSGVFVRFPWVHDHPEESRPEWVAIKYGHEVQVLDRPDGDMYKTGSVYGFDRVGLAGAGVTQKGTWNDYEIRVVDQHYSVYRNGVLINEFDNTGGQDFVPPRSDDPGTDGRRFTSGYIGLQVHGTTDVVSYRDIRIKEL from the coding sequence ATGTGGGCCGCCCTGTTGGCCGCACTGCTCGTGGTGCTCGGACTGCAGGCGTTGCCCGCGACCGGACAGCCACGGCCCCAGCCCCAGCCGCAAGCGGCCGCCGAACAGGTCCTCACCTGGACGGCCGGCGACGACATCACCAAGTACACGACGGCACCCGCGACGGCCGTCGCCGGCCGGACGACGATCGTCTTCGAGAACAGCACGGCGACCGGAAACACCACCGGGATGCCGCACACGTTGACGTTCGACACCTCCGACCCGGAGTTCAACAACGACGTCCAGCTGAACATCCTCGCCAACCCGAACGACGCCCAGGGCGGCCGCCACACCGCCGAGGTCACGCTCACCCCGGGCCGCTACCGCTACTACTGCACGATCCCCGGCCACGGGCAGATGCAGGGCATCCTCGTGGTGACCGAGGGCAGCGGCGGGGACACGACGGCGCCCGAGGCGTCGGCCCACGTCAGCGGGACGCAGAACGGGCAGGGGCAGTACGTCGGTTCGGCGAGCGTGGCGATCCACGCCACCGACGAGGCGGGCGGCTCCGGCGTCGACCGCGTCGAGTACGCGGTCGGTGACACGGGCGCCTGGCAGCCGTACACCACGCCGGTCGTCGTCGATCAGGTCGGCGACCACACGATCCGCTACCGCGCCTTCGACAAGGCGGGGAACGTCTCTGCGGAGAAGGACGTCGCGTTCACGGTGGTGCCACCGCCGAGCGACGACACGACCGCGCCGGAGACTTCGGCGACGGTCAGCGGTGAGCAGAACGCCGACGGCACGTACGTCGACATGGCGACCGTCACCGTCTCCGCCTCGGACACCGGTTCCGGCGTGAACACCATCGAGTACGCGATCGGCTCCGGCGCCTGGCAGCCGTACACCGCGCCCGTGATGGTGCACGAGGTCGGCAGCCACACGGTGCGCTACCGGGCCACCGACAAGGCGGGGAACGTCGCGGCCGAGAAGAACGTGCGGTTCACGGTCGTGGCGGCGCCCCAGCCGGACACGACCCCGCCGGTGACCGGCGTGAGCGTCGAGGGCACGAAGAACTCCGACGGGGCGTACATCGGCAACGCCGAGGTGACCGTCACGGCGACCGACGAGCACCACGGCTCGGGTGTCGACCGGATCGAGTACTCGATCGACGGCGGGCCGTACCTCGCGTACGCCGCCCCCGTGGTCGTCGACCGCGCCGGCACCCACACCCTCGCCTACCGGGCGACGGACAAGGCGGGCAACACCTCCGCGGCCCGCACGGTGACCTTCACCGTGGTGTCCAGTCAGGTGCCGGCGCCCAACTGCCCAGAGTTCGACGAGCGGTTGACGGTGATCGTCGGCACCGTCGACTCGGGTGTCCCGAACAGGCTCACCAACAACCGGTGCCGGATCAACGAGTTGATCGAGGACGAGAAGGAGTGGACGTCCCACGCGCTGTTCCTCAAGCATGTGACGACCGTCCTCGACAAGCTCCTGAAGGAAGGGGTCGTCGACCAGCGCGAGTACAACGCCATCCGCGAGGCCGCCCGTCAGTCCGGGATCGGCGAGCCCGGACAGACCGAGGGCTACCGCACGATCCTCGACGGCAGCGCGGAGTCGTTCGCCAAGTGGCAGCAGGTGGGCGGCGGTTCGTTCGCGCCGAACGGTGACGGGACGATCACCAGTGGGACCACCAAGCCCGGCCTTGGCATGCTGTGGTTCCCGCAGCGCAAGTACGGCGACTTCTCGCTCCGGCTCCAGTGGCGTGACGACGCCCCGGGCACCGGCAACGCCAACTCCGGCGTGTTCGTCCGCTTCCCGTGGGTCCACGACCACCCCGAGGAGTCACGGCCCGAGTGGGTCGCCATCAAGTACGGGCACGAGGTGCAGGTGCTCGACCGGCCCGACGGCGACATGTACAAGACGGGCTCGGTCTACGGCTTCGACCGCGTGGGCCTCGCCGGTGCCGGCGTCACCCAGAAGGGAACCTGGAACGACTACGAGATCCGCGTCGTCGACCAGCACTACTCGGTCTACCGCAACGGCGTGCTGATCAACGAGTTCGACAACACCGGCGGCCAGGACTTCGTCCCGCCCCGCTCGGACGACCCGGGCACGGACGGGCGACGGTTCACCTCCGGGTACATCGGGCTCCAGGTGCACGGCACGACGGATGTGGTCTCGTACCGGGACATCAGGATCAAGGAACTGTAG
- a CDS encoding ThuA domain-containing protein, whose translation MHLRGLSTRRQTWVATVTTGIVAAGLMSAPAADARPVPEPPPTTMSVKSPPGGANVRVLIFHGSAAAGDESPLVNAGIEAIEKIGLSGPADRRFKVEATKDASVFTDGTRLGRFNAIVFLTGGGDVLDPEQEAGLEAYMEAGGGFVGIHDAARAEPYSEWFTGLVGARPAAGGPANVQRAVVEVGDRRHPATKELPVQWKRPDKWLNWAKNPSGNVHTVARVRESTYQPGSSTANGWDHPVSWCRDYDGGRSFYTGMGGTVSSYDESDFRTHLRGALLWTARLVQADCTATITGNYKAERLTQPNQPGQNDQIGEPHGLVTAPDGRVLYIGRGGADSSQPVITDWNNPDIGKGKGEIHVYDPRTKKVTLAGALTVFGNKGGGDELIKVEEGLLGIELDPRFEENGWVYLHYTPHARINRDTRMAERRVSRFTLDLATSKLDLGSEKVLLKWPVQIHSCCHAGGGMAWDSKGNLYIATGDNNSSRFSDGYSGNNPEPNHKGVSFADARRTAGNTNNLNGKILRIHPEPDGTYTLPEGNLFTGRETDEGGGKTRGEIYVMGVRNPARIFVDKTTDILYAGWVGPDASAPSTTWGPAKYDTFAVITQAGNRGWPYCMGNKQPYRDRNLPDPTKPLGWYDCDHPKNESPNNDGLVNLPPVTGNNIWYSPQGGAPDFPRDANGVPSYKQEESTYLLPWLKGGGQAAMNGPVYRYDAVSATSDVKWPAYWDGKWFVGDFYDADQPRNAVITDPKTHGDGGLPVHSESLKKIVPIGNDGIKNLMDWKFGPDGALYVLDYGRGFFTSDAKSALWRVTYTGGAPTAAADQLARGTQ comes from the coding sequence ATGCACTTACGAGGGTTGAGCACGAGAAGACAGACCTGGGTGGCCACTGTGACCACCGGGATCGTCGCCGCCGGGCTGATGTCGGCTCCGGCGGCCGATGCGCGCCCGGTCCCGGAACCACCCCCGACAACGATGTCCGTCAAGTCGCCACCGGGCGGCGCGAACGTAAGGGTGCTCATCTTCCACGGCTCCGCGGCCGCGGGCGACGAGTCGCCGCTGGTGAACGCCGGTATCGAGGCGATCGAGAAGATCGGCCTGTCGGGCCCGGCCGACCGGCGCTTCAAGGTCGAGGCCACGAAGGACGCCTCGGTCTTCACCGATGGGACCAGGCTGGGCCGTTTCAACGCGATCGTGTTCCTCACCGGCGGCGGCGATGTCCTCGACCCCGAGCAGGAGGCGGGGCTGGAGGCCTACATGGAGGCGGGCGGCGGTTTCGTCGGCATCCATGACGCGGCCCGTGCCGAGCCGTACTCGGAGTGGTTCACCGGCCTCGTCGGCGCCCGCCCGGCGGCCGGCGGCCCGGCGAACGTTCAGCGGGCCGTCGTCGAGGTCGGTGACCGGCGGCATCCGGCCACCAAGGAGCTTCCGGTGCAGTGGAAACGGCCGGACAAGTGGCTGAACTGGGCGAAGAACCCGTCGGGCAATGTGCATACAGTCGCCCGTGTACGGGAGTCGACATACCAGCCGGGGTCGTCGACCGCCAACGGCTGGGATCATCCGGTCAGTTGGTGCCGCGACTACGACGGCGGCCGCTCCTTCTACACCGGCATGGGCGGCACGGTGTCGTCGTACGACGAGAGCGACTTCCGTACGCATCTGCGCGGCGCCCTGCTCTGGACCGCCCGGCTGGTGCAGGCCGACTGCACGGCGACGATCACCGGCAACTACAAGGCCGAGCGCCTCACCCAGCCCAACCAGCCCGGCCAGAACGACCAGATCGGCGAGCCGCACGGCCTGGTCACCGCGCCCGACGGCCGCGTGCTCTACATCGGTCGGGGCGGTGCCGACTCCTCCCAGCCGGTGATCACCGACTGGAACAACCCGGACATCGGCAAGGGCAAGGGCGAGATCCATGTCTACGACCCGAGGACCAAGAAGGTCACCCTGGCAGGCGCGTTGACCGTCTTCGGCAACAAGGGCGGCGGTGATGAGCTGATCAAGGTCGAGGAGGGGCTCCTCGGCATCGAACTCGACCCGCGCTTCGAGGAGAACGGCTGGGTGTACCTGCACTACACCCCGCACGCGCGGATCAACCGCGACACGCGGATGGCAGAGCGGCGCGTCTCCCGCTTCACGCTGGACCTCGCCACCAGCAAGCTTGACCTGGGCAGCGAGAAGGTACTGCTCAAGTGGCCGGTGCAGATCCACAGTTGCTGTCACGCGGGCGGCGGGATGGCCTGGGACTCCAAGGGCAACCTGTACATCGCGACCGGCGACAACAACTCCAGCCGCTTCAGCGACGGTTACTCGGGCAACAACCCCGAGCCGAACCACAAGGGCGTGTCCTTCGCCGACGCGCGCCGCACCGCCGGCAACACCAACAACCTCAACGGCAAGATCCTGCGCATCCACCCGGAGCCGGACGGCACGTACACGCTGCCGGAGGGCAACCTCTTCACCGGCCGGGAGACCGACGAGGGCGGCGGCAAGACACGCGGCGAGATCTATGTGATGGGCGTCAGGAACCCCGCACGCATCTTCGTCGACAAGACGACGGACATCCTGTACGCGGGCTGGGTCGGCCCGGACGCCTCGGCACCCTCCACCACGTGGGGCCCGGCGAAGTACGACACCTTCGCCGTCATCACCCAGGCGGGCAACCGGGGTTGGCCGTACTGCATGGGCAACAAGCAGCCCTACCGCGACCGCAATCTGCCCGACCCGACCAAGCCGCTGGGCTGGTACGACTGCGACCACCCGAAGAACGAGTCACCGAACAACGACGGCCTCGTCAACCTCCCGCCGGTCACCGGCAACAACATCTGGTACTCGCCCCAGGGCGGCGCCCCGGACTTCCCGCGCGACGCGAACGGCGTGCCGTCGTACAAGCAGGAGGAGTCCACCTATCTGCTGCCGTGGCTCAAGGGTGGCGGGCAGGCCGCGATGAACGGGCCGGTCTACCGGTACGACGCCGTCTCGGCGACCAGTGACGTCAAGTGGCCGGCGTACTGGGACGGCAAGTGGTTCGTCGGCGACTTCTACGACGCCGACCAGCCGCGCAACGCGGTGATCACCGACCCGAAGACCCACGGTGACGGCGGTCTGCCGGTCCACTCGGAGTCGCTGAAGAAGATCGTGCCGATCGGCAACGACGGCATCAAGAACCTCATGGACTGGAAGTTCGGGCCGGACGGCGCGCTGTACGTCCTCGACTACGGCCGCGGCTTCTTCACCTCGGACGCCAAGTCCGCGCTGTGGCGGGTCACTTACACGGGCGGCGCACCGACTGCGGCCGCCGACCAGCTGGCGAGGGGGACGCAGTGA
- a CDS encoding ornithine cyclodeaminase family protein translates to MTLLLTRSDLEAVLEPEPCLAALREGFRDADAALVAGRRVRADLPFPGTATALLPGVLPGIEAYTVKVNAKFTHARPALRGVICLHSGEDGELLALLDSATITAWRTGLAAALGTHLLAGPGDVLGVIGAGAQAELMVRGLRALRSYGDLAVHDTDGDRCADFAARHGGRPVGSAREAAAVADTVLLATWSRSPLLSLAETREGQHFTSLGADEPGKQELAADLLQAALLVVDDRELASVMGALAAARLPAEAADTTLGAVLRGEHPGRTSTAGRSVYAPVGLPWQDLALTWMAYRAAERQGVGQRVDLLS, encoded by the coding sequence GTGACCCTTCTTCTGACGCGCAGTGACCTGGAAGCCGTACTGGAGCCGGAGCCCTGCCTGGCCGCGCTGAGGGAGGGCTTCCGGGATGCGGACGCCGCTCTCGTCGCGGGGCGGCGGGTACGGGCCGACCTGCCGTTTCCCGGTACGGCGACGGCGCTGCTCCCCGGAGTGCTGCCGGGCATCGAGGCGTACACAGTGAAGGTGAACGCCAAGTTCACGCACGCCCGGCCCGCCCTGCGCGGGGTGATCTGCCTGCACAGCGGCGAAGACGGCGAGTTGCTCGCCCTACTGGACTCGGCGACGATCACCGCGTGGCGTACGGGCCTGGCGGCGGCCCTGGGAACCCACCTTCTCGCCGGTCCCGGCGACGTGCTGGGTGTCATCGGCGCGGGGGCGCAGGCGGAGCTCATGGTGCGGGGGCTCCGCGCGCTGCGGAGTTACGGCGATCTGGCCGTCCACGACACGGACGGCGACCGTTGCGCCGACTTCGCCGCACGCCACGGCGGCCGGCCGGTGGGCTCGGCGCGGGAGGCCGCCGCGGTGGCTGACACCGTACTGCTGGCCACCTGGTCACGGTCACCGCTGCTGTCCCTGGCCGAGACCAGGGAAGGGCAGCACTTCACGAGCCTGGGCGCCGACGAGCCCGGAAAGCAGGAACTGGCGGCCGACCTGCTTCAGGCGGCGCTGCTCGTCGTCGACGACCGCGAACTCGCCTCCGTCATGGGCGCGTTGGCGGCGGCCCGCCTGCCCGCGGAAGCCGCCGACACCACCCTCGGCGCCGTACTGCGCGGCGAACACCCGGGCCGTACGAGTACCGCGGGCCGATCCGTCTACGCTCCCGTCGGCCTGCCCTGGCAGGACCTGGCGCTGACGTGGATGGCATATCGGGCGGCGGAGCGGCAGGGGGTCGGGCAGCGGGTCGATCTGCTGAGCTGA
- a CDS encoding LacI family DNA-binding transcriptional regulator, which translates to MTETAPRPTLEAVAARAGVSRATVSRVVNGGDGVREPLVRRVREAVEELGYVPNQAARSLVTRRHDAVAVVVAEPETRVFADPFFALQLRGISKELTAHDNQLVLLLTEGRDDHARVGRYLAGGHVDGALVFSLHLDDPLPGLIQHAGVPTVFGGRPDWSGDRRGVVYVDSDNRGGARDAVRHLAGLGRTRIAHITGALDQTSAVDRLDGYRDVMVDADPRLIVEGDFTPAGGERAMRELLERCPDLDAVFAANDLTAAGALRVLRESGRRVPEDVAVVGFDDMLPVAEQTEPALTTVRQDIEEMGRLMARLLLRGLDRRATEQGVGAAPSSVVLPTTLVRRASA; encoded by the coding sequence GTGACCGAAACCGCCCCACGCCCCACCCTGGAGGCCGTGGCCGCACGGGCCGGGGTCTCGCGGGCCACCGTGTCCCGGGTGGTCAACGGCGGGGACGGCGTGCGCGAGCCCCTCGTGCGGCGGGTCCGCGAGGCGGTGGAGGAACTCGGGTACGTGCCCAACCAGGCCGCCCGCAGCCTGGTGACCCGGCGGCACGACGCCGTCGCCGTCGTCGTCGCCGAACCGGAGACCCGCGTCTTCGCCGACCCCTTCTTCGCCCTGCAACTCCGCGGAATCAGCAAGGAGTTGACGGCCCACGACAACCAGCTCGTACTGCTCCTCACCGAGGGCCGCGACGACCACGCCCGTGTCGGCCGCTACCTCGCCGGCGGGCATGTCGACGGAGCGCTCGTCTTCTCACTGCACCTCGACGACCCGCTGCCCGGTCTGATCCAGCACGCCGGAGTCCCCACCGTGTTCGGCGGACGGCCCGACTGGAGCGGCGACCGGCGAGGCGTGGTCTACGTCGACAGCGACAACCGTGGCGGCGCCCGCGACGCCGTGCGCCACCTCGCCGGCCTCGGCCGCACGCGCATCGCGCACATCACCGGCGCCCTCGACCAGACGTCGGCGGTGGACCGGCTCGACGGCTACCGGGACGTCATGGTCGACGCCGATCCGCGGCTCATCGTCGAGGGCGACTTCACGCCGGCCGGCGGTGAGCGGGCGATGCGTGAGCTTCTCGAACGCTGCCCGGACCTGGACGCCGTGTTCGCCGCCAACGATCTCACCGCCGCCGGGGCTCTGCGGGTGTTGCGCGAGTCGGGGCGGCGGGTGCCGGAGGACGTCGCGGTGGTCGGGTTCGACGACATGCTGCCGGTCGCGGAACAGACCGAGCCCGCGCTCACGACGGTCCGTCAGGACATAGAGGAGATGGGCCGGTTGATGGCCCGGCTGTTGCTCCGCGGGCTCGACCGGCGCGCCACCGAGCAGGGCGTCGGTGCCGCGCCCTCCAGCGTGGTGCTGCCGACCACGCTGGTGCGGCGCGCGTCCGCGTAG
- a CDS encoding VOC family protein — translation MLTTRYVTGAPNWIDLGTPDIEGAASFYGGLFGWRFQPGGPETGGYGLFQLGGRTTAGGMQTTEEQGPPSWTVYFQAPDVDATAKAAEQAHGSVLIQPMDVMDLGRMAILADKAGVHFGLWQPGTNKGLDVVREPGSLCWLELYTTDVPAAAGFYNATLGLETFALDFYGGTYTTFSPAGEGEDAMFGGVVDKADDPAEAQGAAYWLPYFEVTDTDATVAKAQELGGTVRMPATDLPDVGRIAKLTDPYGARFAVIKSAPPQS, via the coding sequence ATGCTCACCACCCGTTATGTCACCGGCGCGCCGAACTGGATCGACCTCGGCACACCCGACATCGAGGGCGCCGCTTCCTTCTACGGCGGCCTGTTCGGCTGGCGGTTCCAGCCGGGCGGGCCCGAGACCGGCGGTTACGGCCTCTTCCAGCTCGGCGGCAGGACCACGGCCGGCGGTATGCAGACCACCGAGGAGCAGGGGCCGCCCTCCTGGACGGTGTACTTCCAGGCACCGGACGTGGACGCCACGGCGAAGGCGGCCGAGCAGGCGCACGGCTCGGTGCTGATACAGCCGATGGACGTGATGGACCTGGGCCGTATGGCCATCCTCGCCGACAAGGCGGGCGTGCACTTCGGCCTCTGGCAGCCCGGTACCAACAAGGGCCTCGACGTCGTCCGGGAGCCCGGCTCGCTGTGCTGGCTGGAGCTGTACACCACGGACGTACCGGCCGCGGCGGGCTTCTACAACGCGACGCTCGGCCTGGAGACCTTCGCCCTCGACTTCTACGGCGGCACCTACACGACGTTCAGCCCTGCCGGGGAGGGTGAGGACGCCATGTTCGGCGGGGTCGTCGACAAGGCCGACGATCCGGCGGAGGCGCAGGGCGCGGCGTACTGGCTGCCGTACTTCGAGGTCACGGACACGGACGCCACGGTCGCCAAGGCGCAGGAGCTGGGCGGCACGGTCCGTATGCCGGCCACGGACCTGCCGGACGTCGGCCGTATCGCCAAGCTCACCGACCCGTACGGGGCACGCTTCGCGGTGATCAAGAGCGCGCCGCCTCAGAGCTGA
- a CDS encoding WhiB family transcriptional regulator: protein MHIDTITTITSPDLDWQQEALCAQTGADFFFPEPGSSVREAKRICGLCPIRSACLEYALDNDERFGVWGGLSEKERLELRRTSR, encoded by the coding sequence ATGCACATCGACACGATCACAACGATCACCTCGCCCGACCTGGACTGGCAGCAGGAGGCGTTGTGCGCGCAGACCGGGGCGGACTTCTTCTTCCCCGAGCCGGGCAGCTCCGTACGGGAGGCAAAGCGGATCTGCGGCCTGTGCCCGATCCGCTCCGCGTGCCTGGAGTACGCGCTCGACAACGACGAACGCTTCGGCGTCTGGGGCGGCCTGTCGGAGAAGGAACGCCTGGAGCTCAGGCGCACGTCACGCTGA
- a CDS encoding multicopper oxidase domain-containing protein, whose translation MNEGSFDRRGFDRRAFDRRAFNRRVLLGGATVATSLSLASVPEAVSADTPPRTAPAGGEVRHFKLYAEKLADGQMGYGLEKGKPTIPGPLIELNEGDTLHVEFENTMDVPVSLHVHGLDYEITSDGTKLNKSDVEPGGSRTYTWRTHAPGRRGDGTWRAGSAGYWHYHDHVVGTEHGTGGIRKGLYGPVIVRRKGDILPDATHTIVFNDMLINNKPAHSGPNFEATVGDRVEFAVITHGEYYHTFHLHGHRWADNRTGMLTGPDDPSQVIDNKIVGPADSFGFQVIAGEGVGAGAWMYHCHVQSHSDMGMVGLFLVKKADGTIPGYEPHEHGNQSAEHEH comes from the coding sequence ATGAACGAAGGCAGCTTCGACAGACGCGGCTTCGACAGGCGTGCCTTCGACAGGCGCGCCTTCAACAGACGCGTGTTGCTGGGCGGCGCGACCGTCGCGACATCGTTGTCCCTGGCGTCGGTGCCCGAGGCCGTGAGTGCCGACACACCGCCGCGGACCGCCCCGGCCGGCGGCGAGGTCAGGCACTTCAAGCTGTACGCCGAGAAACTCGCCGACGGGCAGATGGGGTACGGCCTGGAGAAGGGCAAGCCGACGATCCCCGGCCCGCTGATCGAGCTCAACGAGGGCGACACCCTGCACGTCGAGTTCGAGAACACGATGGACGTGCCGGTGAGCCTGCACGTCCACGGCCTCGACTACGAAATCACCAGCGACGGCACGAAGTTGAACAAGAGCGACGTCGAGCCCGGCGGCTCCCGCACCTACACCTGGCGCACCCACGCCCCCGGCCGCCGGGGGGACGGCACCTGGCGCGCGGGCAGCGCCGGCTACTGGCACTACCACGACCACGTCGTCGGCACGGAACACGGCACGGGCGGCATCCGCAAGGGCCTGTACGGTCCGGTGATCGTCCGCAGGAAAGGCGACATCCTCCCCGACGCGACCCACACGATCGTCTTCAACGACATGCTCATCAACAACAAGCCCGCGCACAGCGGCCCGAACTTCGAGGCGACGGTGGGCGATCGCGTCGAGTTCGCGGTGATCACGCACGGCGAGTACTACCACACCTTCCACCTGCACGGTCATCGCTGGGCCGACAACCGCACGGGCATGCTCACCGGTCCGGACGACCCCAGCCAGGTCATCGACAACAAGATCGTGGGCCCCGCGGACTCGTTCGGGTTCCAGGTGATCGCGGGGGAAGGGGTCGGAGCGGGCGCGTGGATGTACCACTGCCATGTGCAGAGCCACTCCGACATGGGGATGGTGGGGTTGTTCCTGGTGAAGAAGGCGGACGGGACGATTCCCGGGTACGAGCCGCACGAGCACGGAAATCAGTCGGCCGAGCATGAGCACTGA
- a CDS encoding acyl-ACP desaturase: protein MTIASPHLGSPAVWTDARLLYALEEVVEKELNRHLQVAKDWMPHEYVPWTDGRNFPGLFEDGEAWDKEQSKVTEIGRIALVVNLLTEDNLPSYHHEIASLFGRDGAWGTWVHRWTAEEGRHGIVMRDYLLTSRAVDPDKLEQFRMSHMSEGFESDNRHSMLHSIAYVAFQELATRVSHRNTGHQSGDPICDRMLARIATDENLHMVFYRNLLKAAFELAPDLTMQAVRDVLVNFRMPGHGIPGFERAAAQMAIGEVYNLRIHHDDVLQPVLRFLKIMEIDGLGPEGQKAQEELGLFMGGLDAEALKFDEKLAARKARMATRAAG from the coding sequence GTGACGATCGCTTCCCCTCACCTTGGCAGCCCCGCCGTCTGGACCGACGCCCGCCTGCTGTACGCGTTGGAGGAAGTGGTCGAGAAGGAACTCAACCGCCATCTGCAGGTCGCCAAGGACTGGATGCCGCACGAGTACGTGCCGTGGACGGACGGCCGCAACTTCCCCGGCCTCTTCGAGGACGGGGAGGCCTGGGACAAGGAGCAGTCCAAGGTCACCGAGATCGGCCGCATCGCCCTCGTCGTCAACCTCCTCACCGAGGACAACCTCCCCAGCTACCACCACGAGATCGCCTCGCTCTTCGGCCGTGACGGCGCCTGGGGCACGTGGGTGCACCGCTGGACGGCGGAGGAGGGGCGGCACGGCATCGTGATGCGCGACTATCTGCTCACCTCGCGCGCGGTTGACCCGGACAAGCTGGAGCAGTTCCGCATGTCCCACATGAGCGAGGGCTTCGAGTCGGACAACCGGCACTCGATGCTGCACTCCATCGCCTACGTCGCCTTCCAGGAGCTCGCGACGCGCGTCTCGCACCGCAACACCGGCCACCAGTCCGGTGACCCGATCTGTGACCGCATGCTGGCGCGCATCGCGACCGACGAGAACCTGCACATGGTCTTCTACCGGAACCTGCTGAAGGCCGCGTTCGAACTCGCCCCCGACCTCACGATGCAGGCGGTGCGGGACGTGCTCGTCAACTTCCGCATGCCCGGCCACGGCATCCCCGGCTTCGAGCGCGCCGCCGCGCAGATGGCCATCGGCGAGGTCTACAACCTGCGCATCCACCACGACGACGTCCTCCAGCCCGTCCTCCGCTTCCTGAAGATCATGGAGATCGACGGCCTCGGCCCGGAGGGCCAGAAGGCCCAGGAGGAGCTGGGCCTGTTCATGGGCGGCCTGGACGCGGAGGCCCTGAAGTTCGACGAGAAGCTGGCAGCCCGAAAGGCCCGGATGGCGACTCGGGCTGCGGGCTGA